The region atattttgccaaactCAGCAGTTAATGCACAGGAGGTGTtggatattgaaaatattaataatCTCTTTATGTGCAAATTCTGTGAGTGCATCTTTCCGGAATATAAGGATATCAATGAACACTTCGAATTAAACCAGTGTCGTGCTCAGTGCCCATCTGATAATAATGTACAAACAACTGGAAATATTCCTGTTTATCTGAATAGTAATGAAACAATAATTCAATCTGTTCCACAGATTGAACAAACAGAATCAGTACAGTATCTCATAATTGAAGATGTAACTGAGCTTACAACTGATGATatagattcattttcaataaaaaatcttGTTCAAACAAATCCAACTACATAAGtgaattctgttgatttccTTTTATGATGTACATTTTCTTGTCATGTGAGAATCGGATATGATGATATGTTatgttttttgttgaaataaatttcaaaaagaatgttaaattgttttgcTAGTCCTTGTAATGCTGTACTGTGAAGGAAGGATAACAAGAATCAGTGCCTTCATTGGGATTTTAttttgactgaattaaatCATATAAAACAAAGTAAATTTCTGAAATGCTGATTTTCACAATAAAGTATCACTAGTCTACAGACACAAAATACACACTTGAGATTTCAAAAGTCATTCACCTAATGAACATCAACAAAAATACTAAACATTTTTGCATCCAACGTATATAATACTGACTTCGataatactgaaatacaccgatacataaatgtaaataattttgatacttaatTAGTTAATCTGAATTATTTAGTCAACTAAATATTGAGAGTTTGATAATCATTGCTAGCAATATTGATGTATAACTGATAGATCAGCTACTTAAATCGGTCATAGAACTAACATGAGTACCAGTAGCGCTCTTATCTGAACCAGCTCTTCCGCGACTAAGAGAAATACGAATGTCACTCAAAGAAGATGACGTTAATTTATTTCGAGGTTGACGAGAGGCAATTTTCTGTTGTTTAAATGTCTCCATCATCTGTTTTCTTAGTTCCAAATTGGTCATCACTTGTGTTGCTGTTGTCGCCAAAACTTTCGCAACAGTCATACTTTTTTCTGGAAATGTATGTGATTTACGTCGGATTAGAGAATGCATGTACAGCAAGCGAAAAGAAGTGAGAAATAatgaacatttcatttcagtaCCCACCATGAGCTTCTTGAGTTCCAGCCGCTACCTGAAACTCTGTTGTGTTCCTGCTGGCATTTGTCAAGATATCAAATGCTGGACACAAACATGGAACTAAATGTGACACATTTCCCATATCACTCGATCCTGAATAATTTACATTAGACTCAAATAATTCAATGATATGGTTCACTTATTTTTGAACGAATCATCTCAATTGATGAGTTAGTTTTAACTTACCACACTGGTAGATGAGAGAATCCAGATCATCCGTAAATTCCATACCAAACTCTAACCCAATACCAGCATATGCGTCTGCTAATATAGGATTGTGCCACAGAGAATAAACTGGTTTATCGCGGAAGTCATAATGTAATTCACAACCAGTTGCCTGAAAACATCCATCGTAACACGTGGTAAAAACATGAATCCATAAGTTATAAGTACATTGCCAATATATGAACTGATTACCTTGGCAGCTGCATGGAAGCAGGCGGCAACTTTTTGCTGAAGTATAACTAATTCCTTTTCATCAGGTGCTCGTAAATAGAACTGAAGCTCAGCCAAATCTGGTATTATGTTAGCTTGAACCCCACCTTTGGAGATTATACCTGGAAATAGATTGAAGATTGTGCATCATTGCAGAAATCCTCTTCACCGGCTAAAACATTCTTATGATGGAATTCACGACTTACCATTTACTGTCCATGTAGGCTTCAATTGTTGTCTGAGAAGAGAAATATTAGTATAGCAGGCAACAGCAGCATCAAGTGCATTTTTTCCTTCCCAAGGAGACGCGGACGCGTGCGCACTTTTACCCTCATATCTGACTGTGACTATCAATAGAGATGAATTCACTGGACACACTATATTCAAATGCATTGGTGTAGGTAACATACAGAATGTGATATCATCAAACACGCCAGCATTTATCATATCAATTTTTCCACTTCCCCCATCTTCTCCTGGTGTGCCCAGCACAGTTACCTGGAATAAGGAgatacagaaaaattattttaagGAAATTTGTGATTTGGGTTTGGCCGGAGAATCTTAAGACAGTGCTTATATAACTGATCTTTTGGAGACACAATTGAATATGCTCCGATCTATGGAGTATAACTTACCTTGCCAGCAATACTGTACTTGTTCATATGCGCTTTCAAAGCAAGTGCAGCAGCTAGGCTAGCAACAGTACCAAGATTATGACCAGTTGCATGCCCTAATTCAGGTAGAGCATCATATTCACAGATCAAACACACCGAATTCTCACTACTGCTTGATTCATCATCTGATATTTTGAGATCATTAACATTGTGGATGGTTTTTCCAATACCAGCAGTACCGTTACTATCAGTGATTTCATTCAGAACAATGCTTTCATCGTTATCTTTATCATTGTTAGCAATCAAAAGTTCAGCTTTAAAACCAGTAGGGCATACATAATGTTTCTCCACTGAAAAACCCTGATTTTCGAGAAATTCTGTTATGAGCTTATGAGCAAATATCTCCTTAAAACTTGTTTCTGGCTTCCCCCATAGACTGAGACTCAAATCTCGAAGGATGTCAGCGTATTCGTCAATAACAGTAATCATTAACTCGCGATCAATCACACATTCCATAATGAAGACAactttgaaaaactttttaggGGTTGTGTATCAACGGTCCTGTATCAACCTCGattacttccgggtttccCGACCGGGGATAACCGGGATTCCCTGCCGGGTAGTTATTGAAAAAATACGACATACTTTTATAGGTCAACTTGCGAATACTTTAATAATTCACATGTTCTACCATTTCTAGATCATAGATCTATAGTTTGAAGtgtaaattattttgttttgattgaatattgtGGGTATCAAAATCGTAGACTGTTATCGTATATTTCAATTACCCGATTCAGGCGCTGGCTGTCATGGCTGCTCAAACAAGACATAGCAGCGGGAAAGTGTACAGTTGTTGAGGTAATTACTGTACATGACATGTTATTTTCGAAGAAGTGTGAATTACTAAGAACCTGTGGCTATTGCTTGAAATGTTTCTGGGGAATAGATTAATTGTTTATGCTCTGAATGTTACAAAATAAGGTacccaaaaaaaaatcaagaaacTTTTTTTGTCTTCTCACTCATCCCTGTGACTACTGTGAGTGTGAGTGGTGAGTGTGCTGTCGTGTAGTAGGGCCTTCCAGTTCCAGGAATCTCTCTCGTCGTGAGTCTCCACTGATTCAAGAAGACAGACCtgttatttcatgtattgaatttcatattcatttggTCTAGTTAAAGTGAATCATATTTTATCCGTAAGAGGATACGAATTGTATTTAGGGACTAAAGCAGTTTTTAGCCCATTCCACTGTGTGGTGCTAGAGTGTTATTAAAGAATTGTGTTATGGTTAGGTTGGGTACATAGTCATCAGGTACACCTGAACTGCAGTTGTTCCAGGCCACCTTATCATTCCATTTTTATGTCATATAGGTTATTGTAGTGTTGTACTAATCGGTTATCATTGTTGACAATGCTTCAGGCTTACCTTTGCTAATGGCCTTCTGATATTTATTTTCCAGACAAAAAGATGGATGACAAAAGTTTGGAGGGTGAACTGCCACCATTGTATGACAGCAGAGCCCTTGAACAACTTTTACGGGGAATGAACTCggcaaattttgattttgttagcAATCCAAACAACTTCTTGCAGCAAGGTTTATGCCCAAATGGCAATATTCAAAATCTCGATGGATTCCAGCAATGGTCGAATGGTTTTTCTCACTACCCGAAGGAGGATGACCCATTGAGCTTGTCTTGGCAGAATTTGTCACATTTGAGAAATGCTGAATCAGATTTTAGTCAACCTCAAAGTGGCCATACATCTCCTACCTTTTCAAGCGGTGAAACTTCACCAACGTATGTGCAACATAACAGATATCCAGTATATGAAGGTCTCATGGGTAACTTTAACTTCTCTCAGCCCGACCTCAACACAAATACAGAACCTGTAGGTTTACAACATCAAAGATTATTCGGCGATAAACTGGATAGTTTTGGTggcaatttgaattttggttCTTTGAGTCAGGATCAGCCAAAGTTTCAGCAACCAGATCACAATAGAATGCAAACTTGGACAAATAGCATGCCTGAATATCATCCTTTTCAGTCTTCGACTGTATTGCACGATCAGAAAGATTTGCCACCAGTAGATATCGGCACGCATCAAGAAACGAAACCCAAACGTAGCTATTCTGACGTGGCAAAGAAACAACCGGAGACCACAGCTAATATCGCACGCACTAAATTCAAAGAGAAGCGCAGCAGCAGTTTACCTGAAGAGCTGAAAGCGCCGACACCACCACCTGTGTTCAAACAACGCAAGAAAACTAACAAACCACGAGGGGCAAAGAAAATGCAGCAGCACCAACAGCCTGTAGAAATCCTTGGAAGCAATGTTGAACCAGATGCCAAATATGGGCTTGATACTTTCGATGATCCTATTCAGAATGAAGTGAAGAATGTTGATAAATCGAGTGGTATTGATGACGTGGATGAAATACCAGCTAAtgtatttacaaaaatgaaatctgcGAAACTGCCATCTGAGAACTACCACCCATCTCGGGATGCTCCAGCTGATCTGTCGCACGGCAAAGCTAAGAAATCAGCTGAGAAACAAGGTCCTTTCTTTGATCCAAAGcgtatttttcaatcaaagccCAACAACAACACTGCCAACTGTAGTAGCTCATCAAAATCGAAGGTTCACTCTAACATCGAAGCGGACTGCAACGGTGGAAGTAAAGCATCTGGTGACATTGATGAATATGCTTTCGTTCTCAACAATGGTAAATGTTGTCCAACTTTCACAAATACGGCTGCTGCTACCAAAGCGACTACTTACATCAATAATGATCTCCGTGACCGATCAGAACcgagaaaacaaacaaacaccgATGTAAAGCAAAACCATGCAAACCGTTCACAGTCATGTTCCGAGACACGGACTTCGAAGAGTAGCAAAGGTTCGAAAGACGTCTACATGAATGGTGCTGCTGACCAATCTTCTCGAGCTCAACGCAAGACCAACAAAAAGAAAAGCCGTCATGCCCAAGTATTTGGTAAGTTTATTTTTGTGTTAAAATGAGTACTAAAGCAATATaatcaattgaatttgatgaacCTTTGATATtcgaattagatttattgatCTATCTATTTATGTAACGTAGATATGATAGACGTATAAAATACCTAGCAGATGTTGTCATGtatattgattaaatctaGGACTATCCACTTTCGCTTTGAATTCTAGGGATATCCACTTTCTGTTTTAATGCTAGGTTTATCCACTCTTTCAATACTTGGTTGGTTTTTCCAACTCTCATTTCCAAGAATTGGTTGGTTTTTCCACCTCTCATTTCCAtgaattttaagatattttcttAATTATTAGTGTTATTTTAAGTTAGTCTTAGAACAGAAATTCATTATCTTCACatttattaatatttttcCAGGACAAATCTGTGGAATTGCCTATCAATGGTGTTATTGGTTCCTTGTTGAGGTGCTGTTAGCTCTTATCATCCTCGTGGCTATGGTCTCATACCGGTTGCTGATTATTTTGTAAGTACTAATTAGTGCTTTTCTctcgatattttcatagcgCTCTAATCTACTCTGATTTGAGGTCTatgatttttttgttgtttttggtAGATCAATAATACAGTAGAACTTTCTGTATTTCTGAATAATTGTAATAAAAACCATTGTGTTATTTTTACTACGGTATTTTGAATAAACGCTGTAGCATTGGAGACGGataaaaatcaatacaataattcatcattttatatGTATGCAGTATCATCGCGCATGCAGGTATTATATAGATATGCCATGATAGCACCTGATGGGTTGCTTTTTAACTTAGGGATCTTAATGTTCATTAGGTAGAGTTGTGTAAGTAGTATTACAGAAGGATGGAGGTATCTGTGCAATGTACGATACCTTCCGATGTATAATGAGttatattagttttatatTGGATTAATTGAAATGCAGTATTTTTCGATAGGCATAGTTGACAAATGTGTTTAGTCATCTTTTTTGTGCATTGCATCACATTCAGAACATTGAATTTTACTTTCAGgatcatgaaaatatatcaatatattgtTCTCGCTATCACCAAgacttatacatgtattaaaaGCCGTGTACAGTCCTGGTGTTGTGGTGCTAATCGACGGAAAAAAGCCTGGTCGGCTAATGATAGTCAATATCAGTCCTATGGGCTTGATGAAAACATAGTTTTACCCACTACAGGTATCAATCTTTCAGCATAGTGTCTGTatgtgtttttatttcaaatcaataaacataCATGTGAAATATCGTTTCTCTAGGAGAAGAAGCTATGAAGCGGTTGTTGGCTGGTAAAGGAAAAGACCCATATAGGTAAATAATTATGTTTAACCGAGCTTAAGAAAGATCCAGTTCAATATATCAAATTAACTTAGTCTATGCTGGTATTTATTGTATATACAGTATATTAGGACTGAAGAATAGTTGCACAGATGATGATATAAAACGTTATTACCGAAAACAAGCTATACTCGTTCATCCAGATAAGGTAAAATTTCTCTAATCAAACTGTCATTTATTCTACTGATTTACTCTTCGAAACTCAACAGTAAATCAtatctttcatttcagaattcTCAACCTGGTGCTGAAGAGGCGTTTAAGATTTTAGGCCATGCTATTGAAATAATTGGAAAACCTGTACGTGATAATGTGGTGATATTTCAATTGATGGCATTTTTCtttgtaaaatgaattttgcTGATATAAGTTGATTCATTCTTCTTTCAGGAAAAACGTGCCCTTTATGACCAACAATTCCATGAAAACAAGGCTGCTGAAGAGGCTATGGTATGGCTTGTTGAAATTCTTAACTCATAATATTCTCAAAACGAAATTTATCTTATGATACCAACccatatcatcatcatcaacattcAGTGTGTTTCTTCATTTTACAGAAAGAATTCTCGGACATGCTTACAAAACTAAGGGAAAAGGTTCAAGAGGTAACTTTAAGAATGAATCTAATAGAATTTTGTTTGAACTAAAAAGAAATTGTTAAAATACTCATTCAGATGATGATAAATCGTTATTTGTCTCAACTAGGCTGCATATCTTATGCGTTGTGACCAGTGTGGTGGTAAACACCATCGCATACCTGTAGACCGACCCTGGTACAGTGCCAGACACTGTGAAAAATGCAACACTAGACACTCTGCCAAAGAAGTAAGTTCTGCAAGATTACAACCAAAatgttaataatgataataataatgctgataatgataatgagttATATTTCGATGATATATCCAGTTctttgtattttcaaatttt is a window of Tubulanus polymorphus chromosome 2, tnTubPoly1.2, whole genome shotgun sequence DNA encoding:
- the LOC141898835 gene encoding uncharacterized protein LOC141898835 isoform X1 — encoded protein: MDDKSLEGELPPLYDSRALEQLLRGMNSANFDFVSNPNNFLQQGLCPNGNIQNLDGFQQWSNGFSHYPKEDDPLSLSWQNLSHLRNAESDFSQPQSGHTSPTFSSGETSPTYVQHNRYPVYEGLMGNFNFSQPDLNTNTEPVGLQHQRLFGDKLDSFGGNLNFGSLSQDQPKFQQPDHNRMQTWTNSMPEYHPFQSSTVLHDQKDLPPVDIGTHQETKPKRSYSDVAKKQPETTANIARTKFKEKRSSSLPEELKAPTPPPVFKQRKKTNKPRGAKKMQQHQQPVEILGSNVEPDAKYGLDTFDDPIQNEVKNVDKSSGIDDVDEIPANVFTKMKSAKLPSENYHPSRDAPADLSHGKAKKSAEKQGPFFDPKRIFQSKPNNNTANCSSSSKSKVHSNIEADCNGGSKASGDIDEYAFVLNNGKCCPTFTNTAAATKATTYINNDLRDRSEPRKQTNTDVKQNHANRSQSCSETRTSKSSKGSKDVYMNGAADQSSRAQRKTNKKKSRHAQVFGQICGIAYQWCYWFLVEVLLALIILVAMVSYRLLIILIMKIYQYIVLAITKTYTCIKSRVQSWCCGANRRKKAWSANDSQYQSYGLDENIVLPTTGEEAMKRLLAGKGKDPYSILGLKNSCTDDDIKRYYRKQAILVHPDKNSQPGAEEAFKILGHAIEIIGKPEKRALYDQQFHENKAAEEAMKEFSDMLTKLREKVQEAAYLMRCDQCGGKHHRIPVDRPWYSARHCEKCNTRHSAKEGDLWAESTFLGFLWYYYACMDGKIFDITEWASCQQENFRHMQANAHYVMYRIATNSNRNNHHQHGRSSGENDLEDFLNNLIHRTMQSDHQESHKPYPGPPGSQSTNRPAWNPGPASAGKTGKKRRKKKH
- the LOC141899808 gene encoding peptidase M20 domain-containing protein 2-like; the encoded protein is MECVIDRELMITVIDEYADILRDLSLSLWGKPETSFKEIFAHKLITEFLENQGFSVEKHYVCPTGFKAELLIANNDKDNDESIVLNEITDSNGTAGIGKTIHNVNDLKISDDESSSSENSVCLICEYDALPELGHATGHNLGTVASLAAALALKAHMNKYSIAGKVTVLGTPGEDGGSGKIDMINAGVFDDITFCMLPTPMHLNIVCPVNSSLLIVTVRYEGKSAHASASPWEGKNALDAAVACYTNISLLRQQLKPTWTVNGIISKGGVQANIIPDLAELQFYLRAPDEKELVILQQKVAACFHAAAKATGCELHYDFRDKPVYSLWHNPILADAYAGIGLEFGMEFTDDLDSLIYQCGSSDMGNVSHLVPCLCPAFDILTNASRNTTEFQVAAGTQEAHEKSMTVAKVLATTATQVMTNLELRKQMMETFKQQKIASRQPRNKLTSSSLSDIRISLSRGRAGSDKSATGTHVSSMTDLSS
- the LOC141898835 gene encoding uncharacterized protein LOC141898835 isoform X2 — translated: MDDKSLEGELPPLYDSRALEQLLRGMNSANFDFVSNPNNFLQQGLCPNGNIQNLDGFQQWSNGFSHYPKEDDPLSLSWQNLSHLRNAESDFSQPQSGHTSPTFSSGETSPTYVQHNRYPVYEGLMGNFNFSQPDLNTNTEPVGLQHQRLFGDKLDSFGGNLNFGSLSQDQPKFQQPDHNRMQTWTNSMPEYHPFQSSTVLHDQKDLPPVDIGTHQETKPKRSYSDVAKKQPETTANIARTKFKEKRSSSLPEELKAPTPPPVFKQRKKTNKPRGAKKMQQHQQPVEILGSNVEPDAKYGLDTFDDPIQNEVKNVDKSSGIDDVDEIPANVFTKMKSAKLPSENYHPSRDAPADLSHGKAKKSAEKQGPFFDPKRIFQSKPNNNTANCSSSSKSKVHSNIEADCNGGSKASGDIDEYAFVLNNGKCCPTFTNTAAATKATTYINNDLRDRSEPRKQTNTDVKQNHANRSQSCSETRTSKSSKGSKDVYMNGAADQSSRAQRKTNKKKSRHAQVFGQICGIAYQWCYWFLVEVLLALIILVAMVSYRLLIILIMKIYQYIVLAITKTYTCIKSRVQSWCCGANRRKKAWSANDSQYQSYGLDENIVLPTTGEEAMKRLLAGKGKDPYSILGLKNSCTDDDIKRYYRKQAILVHPDKNSQPGAEEAFKILGHAIEIIGKPEKRALYDQQFHENKAAEEAMKEFSDMLTKLREKVQEAAYLMRCDQCGGKHHRIPVDRPWYSARHCEKCNTRHSAKEGDLWAESTFLGFLWYYYACMDGKIFDITEWASCQQENFRHMQANAHYVMYRIATNSNRNNHHQHGRSSGTMQSDHQESHKPYPGPPGSQSTNRPAWNPGPASAGKTGKKRRKKKH